The following proteins are co-located in the Megalops cyprinoides isolate fMegCyp1 chromosome 15, fMegCyp1.pri, whole genome shotgun sequence genome:
- the LOC118789660 gene encoding arginine vasopressin-induced protein 1-like — MEAPAAHPPTVAGPSQLWQPARRRSRKAGSPNIFRGMNVHQLQRLFQRAGDQDAEQRAELVWGHGDAADLAQALVELRARRRRGERRGEAAGATLGPKWLRAFGHLRINDGTASSPDENDEKDIETEPCTPNRPSVVLQGVAGSQGEASTADRSADSEQHQAAPSGSLWSRARVLKQRGTKSPERYLHRIIH, encoded by the exons ATGGAGGCCCCGGCAGCCCATCCCCCGACGGTGGCCGGCCCCTCCCAGCTGTGGCAGCCGGCGCGGCGCCGGAGCCGCAAGGCAGGCTCCCCCAACATCTTCCGCGGCATGAACGTGCACCAGCTGCAGCGGCTCTTCCAACGGGCGGGCGACCAGGACGCCGAGCAGCGGGCAGAGCTGGTGTGGGGCCACGGCGATGCGGCCGACCTGGCACAGGCCCTTGTTGAACTGCGGGCGCGGCGGCGGAGGGGCGAGCGGAGGGGTGAGGCAGCCGGCGCCACTCTGGGGCCCAAGTGGCTCAGAGCGTTTGGGCATCTCAG GATCAACGATGGCACAGCAAGCAGCCCGGATGAGAATGATGAGAAGGACATAGAGACAGAGCCCTGCACCCCCAACAGGCCGAGTGTGGTACTGCAAGGTGTAGCAGGAAGCCAGGGGGAGGCATCCACCGCCGATAGATCCGCGGATTCGGAGCAGCACCAGGCTGCCCCCTCCGGCTCCCTGTGGAGCAGGGCCAGGGTCCTGAAGCAGAGGGGCACAAAGAGCCCAGAACGCTACCTCCACCGGATCATACACTGA
- the marveld1 gene encoding MARVEL domain-containing protein 1 yields the protein MPTPPQVRKSVPELLKSIYGVLRVLQIVLGAGLWVTIAANKYEGSIHFVLFVAVLFWLLTLALLFLTLLGKQDLVPVVGGERWLLSNTVHDLVAAVLYLPAIGIMIYKTEKNSYCNLEQYKHKCLYKVYLTASVFACLGAAAYLVSAIHGSCRKCRGEQTVA from the coding sequence ATGCCCACCCCGCCGCAGGTGAGGAAGAGCGTCCCGGAGCTCCTCAAGAGCATCTACGGAGTCCTGCGGGTCCTCCAGATCGTGCTGGGCGCCGGCCTGTGGGTCACCATCGCTGCCAACAAGTATGAGGGCTCCATCCACTTCGTCCTCTTCGTCGCTGTGCTCTTCTGGCTCCTGACACtcgccctcctcttcctcaccctcttGGGCAAGCAGGACCTGGTGCCCGTGGTGGGTGGGGAGCGCTGGTTGCTGAGCAACACCGTGCACGACCTGGTGGCCGCCGTGCTCTACCTCCCGGCCATCGGCATCATGATCTACAAGACGGAGAAGAACTCCTACTGCAACCTGGAGCAGTACAAGCACAAGTGCCTTTACAAGGTGTACCTCACCGCCTCTGTCTTCGCCTGCCTCGGGGCCGCCGCCTACTTGGTCTCGGCCATTCACGGCTCATGCAGGAAGTGCAGGGGTGAGCAGACTGTGGCATGA